The proteins below come from a single Candidatus Flexicrinis affinis genomic window:
- a CDS encoding GNAT family N-acetyltransferase yields MTTTFDFSYFPTLETERLILRRITPKDVADVFAIRADYQATKLNIGAPYTTVEQAGSLIHRMQDNFMEGSELRWGVTQRGSDRVIGMIGFNYWVQADRRAAVGFDLNRQYWGQGIMSEALIAVVGFGFESMGLNRIEADCSIMNVASQRVLEKAGFKIEGRQREHYYLDGVYYDLLLWGLLRSDME; encoded by the coding sequence ATGACGACCACGTTCGATTTTTCATATTTTCCGACACTTGAAACCGAGCGCCTCATTCTTCGACGCATTACTCCGAAGGATGTCGCGGACGTCTTCGCCATCCGCGCCGACTATCAGGCGACCAAGCTCAACATTGGCGCACCTTATACGACGGTCGAACAAGCTGGCAGTCTGATTCACCGGATGCAGGACAACTTCATGGAAGGCTCGGAGCTGCGCTGGGGCGTTACGCAGCGCGGCAGCGACCGCGTGATCGGCATGATCGGCTTCAATTACTGGGTGCAGGCCGACCGGCGCGCGGCGGTCGGGTTCGACCTCAACCGCCAGTACTGGGGGCAGGGCATCATGAGCGAAGCGCTGATCGCGGTCGTGGGCTTCGGCTTCGAGTCGATGGGTCTCAATCGTATCGAGGCCGACTGCTCGATCATGAACGTCGCGTCCCAGCGAGTACTGGAAAAAGCCGGGTTCAAGATCGAAGGCCGCCAGCGCGAGCACTACTACCTCGACGGCGTGTACTACGATCTGCTGCTGTGGGGGCTGCTGCGCTCCGACATGGAGTAG
- the ald gene encoding alanine dehydrogenase: MIIGIPKEVKIDENRVSLPPSAVGQLTLHGHTVYVEANAGMGSAFSDAEYVRAGAHILDGAADVWSKADMVVKVKEPQPEEYPHMREGLILFTYLHLAAARDLTHAMLDSGITGVAYETVTDPRGKLPLLEPMSEVAGRMSVQVAAHCLEKKQGGRGMLMGGVPGTRPAHVVILGGGTVGTNAAKIALGMGAEVTLLDINLDRLRYLDDTMHGRFSTLYSSDVNIAYTITTADVVIGAVLITGAKAPRLIRRDMLKSMPDGSIIVDVSVDQGGCVETTRATTHSAPTYVIDGVVHYGVANMPGAVPRTSSLALSNATLRYVLQIADHGLTEAMRRDKGLVNGLNLHAGRVTHAAVAETFDLPYTEMPVLA; encoded by the coding sequence ATGATTATTGGCATCCCCAAAGAAGTAAAGATTGACGAAAACCGTGTTTCTCTGCCACCGTCTGCGGTCGGGCAGCTTACGCTGCACGGCCATACGGTGTACGTCGAGGCGAACGCGGGCATGGGCAGCGCCTTCAGCGATGCCGAGTACGTGCGTGCTGGCGCCCACATCCTCGACGGCGCTGCCGATGTATGGTCGAAGGCCGACATGGTAGTCAAGGTGAAGGAGCCGCAGCCCGAGGAATACCCGCACATGCGGGAGGGACTGATCCTGTTCACCTACTTGCACCTCGCTGCCGCCCGCGACCTGACTCATGCGATGCTGGACAGCGGCATTACCGGCGTGGCCTATGAAACCGTAACGGATCCGCGCGGCAAGCTGCCGCTGCTCGAGCCAATGAGCGAAGTCGCCGGGCGGATGTCTGTGCAGGTCGCGGCACATTGTCTGGAGAAGAAACAGGGTGGACGCGGGATGCTGATGGGCGGCGTACCGGGCACGCGCCCGGCGCACGTCGTCATTCTGGGCGGCGGTACGGTCGGCACGAATGCCGCCAAGATCGCGCTCGGCATGGGGGCCGAGGTCACCTTACTCGACATCAACCTCGACCGCCTGCGCTACCTCGACGACACCATGCACGGCCGGTTCTCGACCCTGTACAGCAGCGACGTCAACATCGCCTACACGATCACCACGGCCGATGTCGTCATCGGCGCGGTGTTGATCACCGGAGCGAAGGCGCCGCGCCTGATCCGCCGCGATATGCTCAAGTCGATGCCGGACGGCAGCATCATCGTGGATGTGTCGGTCGATCAAGGCGGCTGTGTCGAGACGACCCGCGCGACCACCCACAGCGCGCCGACCTACGTCATTGACGGCGTTGTGCACTACGGCGTTGCCAACATGCCGGGGGCCGTGCCGCGCACGAGCAGCCTCGCCCTGTCGAACGCCACCCTGCGCTACGTCCTGCAGATCGCCGACCACGGCTTGACCGAAGCGATGCGGCGCGACAAGGGACTCGTCAACGGCTTGAACTTGCATGCTGGACGGGTCACGCACGCGGCGGTCGCCGAGACGTTCGACCTGCCCTATACGGAGATGCCCGTGCTCGCGTAA
- a CDS encoding tetratricopeptide repeat protein: MVAFNAHERPAHNAAELPVTPPPRLIGRESELQQIYPPLRESRAVFLHGPDGVGKSAVAAMLAAAFAKQPGGSLWLYVDDDTTLESLIVRVGRAYDVAEVALSDNPLGMVGAVAALLQQHKPLIVLDGPLETSIAAKFVTRCADRVPVLLIERETQNGPWVTVPIAPLTPDAAVELFKQEANIAKNAPNAADADLRALVKALGHLPFAICVAARTMLAGKMSPSDFLNRVRQVAPSVNNDPARIALALSFAALNNNPLQGVLLMMGAIPSGAGTADLLGMISGAPAASINQAVQMLAGLRLVDRSTRGDQVYFRQHALTHKFCEERLRSSARLDGLQEKSREKLVEYAQANKDASQASRLAAEMENFVALARHAQRTGDRDTNTKLVIALSQAGTFVNDHGFVYELVQIRGAGSAPFPAYQDAEPAAPSGLFASLTAAPVEEFAPEELEAAARGDVDDEDDEEFDDEDEAEEVVAPASLATAAPPELDEEYLIDDDEEEADSGPVPVAQSPEDFLSSMASAPPTIAEPRTSAMFGDEDLDDEIEDSEPVVEEEPATVEEKIATLRSQLGQARQDGDMARQVTLLRQLGHWEVEEGLLIEAIATYNQALAVYEQRDDQKGQLETLEILSALMEKTENAQASVLMAQRGVAIAEAMGDEETRLQLLLTLGDARQQLGESAEAARSYGQALQIARTTDDSTHEAIILQKLGTAQLDSGDPDRAIDSWEQALALFKAQERRADEGRVKGALGQAYGELQRWPEAINFHKSALYIARELGDKAEEAVQLSDLGYTCLQAEQLGEAMMHYRQALHLAFEYGNRADIVAALVDLARLMLRSPTHLKITEQLVADGLQLDPSDKDLRSLKDRIAGEILAAQNRGVQFKQVAGTARQFAAQGYRKFAGA, from the coding sequence ATGGTCGCCTTCAACGCGCATGAACGCCCCGCTCACAATGCCGCGGAGCTGCCGGTTACGCCGCCTCCCCGGCTAATTGGCCGCGAATCCGAACTCCAACAGATTTACCCGCCGCTGCGCGAATCGCGGGCGGTGTTCCTGCATGGGCCGGACGGTGTCGGCAAGTCGGCCGTCGCCGCGATGTTGGCTGCGGCGTTTGCCAAGCAGCCCGGCGGCTCGCTGTGGCTGTACGTCGATGACGACACAACGCTCGAGAGCCTGATCGTGCGGGTTGGCCGCGCGTACGACGTCGCTGAGGTCGCGTTGTCCGACAACCCGCTGGGGATGGTCGGGGCGGTCGCGGCGCTGCTCCAGCAGCACAAACCGCTGATCGTGCTCGACGGCCCGCTCGAGACCAGCATCGCCGCCAAGTTCGTGACGCGCTGTGCCGACCGCGTGCCTGTGCTGTTGATCGAGCGCGAGACGCAGAATGGCCCGTGGGTGACAGTGCCGATCGCGCCGCTGACGCCCGACGCCGCCGTCGAGCTGTTCAAGCAAGAGGCCAACATTGCCAAGAACGCGCCGAACGCCGCCGACGCCGACCTGCGCGCGCTGGTCAAGGCGTTGGGTCATTTGCCGTTTGCCATTTGCGTCGCGGCCCGCACGATGCTGGCCGGAAAGATGTCGCCGTCGGATTTCCTCAACCGCGTGCGGCAGGTCGCGCCGTCGGTCAATAACGACCCGGCGCGCATCGCACTTGCGCTCAGCTTTGCCGCGCTCAACAACAACCCGCTGCAAGGCGTGCTGTTGATGATGGGTGCGATTCCCTCCGGCGCAGGCACTGCCGACCTGCTGGGCATGATCAGCGGAGCGCCCGCCGCGTCGATCAATCAGGCGGTGCAGATGTTGGCCGGGCTTCGGCTTGTCGACCGCAGCACGCGCGGCGATCAGGTCTATTTCCGCCAGCACGCGCTCACACACAAGTTCTGCGAGGAACGCTTGCGGTCGTCGGCCCGGCTTGACGGCCTACAAGAGAAGTCGCGCGAGAAGCTGGTCGAATATGCGCAGGCCAACAAAGACGCAAGCCAAGCCAGCCGCCTCGCCGCCGAAATGGAGAATTTCGTCGCGCTAGCCCGCCACGCTCAGCGCACAGGCGACCGCGACACCAATACCAAGCTCGTGATCGCGCTATCGCAGGCGGGTACGTTTGTCAACGACCACGGCTTCGTGTATGAACTGGTGCAAATTCGCGGGGCTGGCAGCGCGCCGTTCCCGGCGTATCAGGATGCCGAACCTGCCGCACCCAGCGGGCTGTTCGCGAGCCTGACCGCCGCGCCGGTCGAGGAGTTCGCGCCGGAGGAACTCGAAGCTGCTGCCCGCGGCGACGTCGATGACGAGGACGACGAGGAGTTCGACGACGAAGACGAGGCTGAGGAGGTTGTCGCGCCAGCGTCGCTGGCGACTGCCGCCCCGCCCGAGCTGGACGAGGAGTACTTGATCGACGACGACGAAGAGGAAGCCGATTCCGGCCCGGTGCCAGTTGCGCAGTCGCCGGAGGACTTCCTGTCGTCGATGGCCTCAGCCCCGCCAACCATCGCAGAGCCGCGTACGTCGGCGATGTTCGGCGATGAAGATCTGGACGACGAGATCGAGGACAGCGAGCCTGTTGTCGAGGAAGAACCGGCCACCGTCGAGGAGAAGATTGCCACGCTGCGGTCCCAGTTAGGGCAGGCGCGGCAGGATGGAGACATGGCGCGGCAGGTTACACTGCTGCGACAGCTCGGGCATTGGGAGGTCGAGGAAGGGCTGCTGATCGAAGCGATCGCCACCTACAATCAGGCTCTGGCCGTCTACGAGCAGCGCGACGATCAGAAGGGCCAGCTTGAAACGCTCGAAATTCTGTCGGCATTGATGGAAAAGACCGAGAACGCGCAGGCTTCGGTGCTGATGGCCCAGCGTGGTGTCGCGATTGCCGAAGCCATGGGTGACGAGGAAACACGCTTGCAGCTTCTGCTCACGCTGGGCGATGCGCGCCAGCAGTTGGGCGAGAGCGCCGAGGCCGCGAGGTCGTATGGTCAGGCCCTGCAGATCGCGCGCACGACCGACGACTCCACGCACGAGGCGATCATCCTGCAAAAACTCGGCACGGCGCAGCTTGACAGCGGCGACCCGGATCGTGCGATCGACAGTTGGGAGCAGGCACTGGCGCTGTTCAAGGCGCAGGAACGCCGCGCCGACGAGGGCCGCGTCAAGGGTGCGCTCGGCCAGGCCTACGGCGAGCTTCAGCGCTGGCCGGAAGCGATCAACTTCCATAAGTCGGCGCTGTATATCGCGCGTGAGCTCGGGGACAAGGCCGAAGAGGCTGTCCAGCTTTCCGACCTCGGCTACACATGCTTACAGGCCGAGCAGTTGGGCGAGGCGATGATGCACTACCGTCAAGCCCTGCATCTGGCCTTCGAATATGGCAACCGCGCCGATATCGTCGCGGCGCTGGTCGATCTGGCACGTCTGATGCTGCGCAGTCCGACGCACCTCAAGATCACCGAGCAGTTGGTCGCCGACGGCTTGCAGCTCGACCCGAGCGACAAAGACCTGCGCAGCCTCAAAGATCGGATCGCCGGGGAGATTCTCGCGGCGCAGAATAGAGGCGTGCAGTTCAAGCAGGTGGCGGGGACGGCGCGCCAATTCGCGGCACAGGGCTATCGCAAGTTCGCCGGAGCGTAG
- a CDS encoding isoamylase early set domain-containing protein has protein sequence MLKKQHLKSKPVCKVTFYTPAQIEADTVHLVGDFNGWSETDTEMKKLKDGRFSVLLELDAGKEYQFRYLINGKDWHNDWEADKYVPNPFSGDNSVVTT, from the coding sequence ATGCTGAAGAAACAACACCTGAAGAGCAAGCCGGTGTGCAAGGTCACCTTTTACACCCCGGCACAGATCGAAGCGGATACCGTCCATCTCGTGGGCGACTTCAACGGTTGGAGCGAGACCGACACCGAAATGAAGAAGCTGAAGGACGGCCGCTTCTCCGTTTTGCTGGAGCTGGACGCTGGTAAGGAATATCAGTTCCGCTACCTGATCAACGGCAAGGATTGGCACAACGACTGGGAAGCCGACAAGTACGTTCCCAATCCGTTCAGCGGCGACAACTCGGTGGTCACCACCTAG
- a CDS encoding cellulase family glycosylhydrolase codes for MASPTVRPREDGIRVRETPVDGRPIGLVGTADILESLESPAETLRKVGLPDTWLRIRKTDGTVGYVAARLMDAVDIPASAPLMVRCLADGLRIREHSSSGKPIATLGLDELVTSLESDPETKRKLGTLGEWLFVRDSQGTVGYVAAWFMGPPQSAPVQPVTPPPDPEPVPEPIPDDAAVAVGAQAAAPEAPVYVRPIESGLRIREMPRDGKPVGMAHVTTALRVLEPRAVALDKIGVQGEWLNVADQTGVEGYVAAWFVEETEPPLPVVRPGGVNIIGINLDHFHPLGTPEPDRFKGLGWVRFGYNVSMGRGSQDINAAYQLYRPLAERYARAGFKVMFCFTHQTYGEGRDEFWPWPAMTDDKWRRLTDRFSDMVNRIAAEFAGQDLVHCWQIWNEQDAPIGASASVPMSPRNYAHLLTRSLQAVRAADPNAAVITGGHTGGPGPGSNYARATVEALPQGMLPDGIACHPYGRGPRPFTRYANFGDIREELNAYLSVLPDRPLWISEWGALDKEQDHPEEIARYAAEMVDVVTREYDTKIAALIWYAWAMGMHNGYGIVGRDNQPLQPLYDRFLRLRG; via the coding sequence ATGGCGAGCCCAACCGTACGCCCGCGTGAAGACGGCATCCGGGTGCGTGAAACCCCCGTCGACGGCCGGCCAATCGGGTTGGTCGGCACGGCGGACATCCTTGAATCGCTCGAAAGCCCGGCCGAGACACTGCGCAAGGTCGGGCTTCCCGATACGTGGCTGCGTATCCGCAAGACGGACGGCACGGTCGGATACGTTGCGGCACGCCTGATGGACGCTGTCGATATTCCGGCCTCGGCGCCGCTGATGGTGCGATGCCTCGCTGACGGACTGCGCATCCGTGAGCATTCCAGCAGCGGCAAGCCGATTGCCACGCTGGGCCTCGACGAACTGGTGACGTCGCTTGAGAGCGACCCCGAGACCAAGCGCAAACTCGGCACCTTGGGCGAATGGCTGTTCGTCCGGGACTCTCAAGGTACTGTAGGCTACGTTGCCGCGTGGTTCATGGGTCCGCCGCAAAGCGCGCCGGTTCAACCTGTCACGCCGCCACCGGATCCCGAACCCGTGCCTGAACCTATACCGGATGACGCGGCGGTCGCTGTCGGCGCACAGGCAGCAGCGCCGGAAGCTCCCGTCTACGTCCGGCCCATCGAAAGCGGCTTGCGCATCCGCGAGATGCCCCGCGACGGTAAGCCAGTCGGCATGGCGCACGTCACTACGGCGCTGCGCGTGTTGGAGCCCCGGGCGGTGGCGCTCGACAAGATCGGCGTGCAAGGCGAGTGGCTGAACGTCGCCGATCAGACCGGCGTCGAAGGGTACGTCGCGGCGTGGTTCGTCGAAGAGACCGAGCCGCCGCTGCCGGTCGTGCGCCCCGGCGGGGTCAACATCATCGGTATCAATCTCGATCACTTCCACCCGCTCGGCACGCCCGAACCGGATCGGTTCAAAGGGTTGGGCTGGGTACGCTTCGGCTACAACGTCAGTATGGGGCGCGGCTCGCAAGACATCAACGCGGCGTATCAACTTTATCGGCCACTGGCCGAACGCTACGCCCGCGCTGGCTTCAAGGTGATGTTCTGCTTCACGCATCAGACTTATGGCGAGGGCCGCGACGAATTCTGGCCGTGGCCGGCTATGACCGACGACAAGTGGCGCCGCTTGACCGACCGCTTCAGCGACATGGTCAACCGGATCGCCGCGGAGTTCGCCGGCCAAGACCTTGTCCACTGCTGGCAAATCTGGAATGAGCAGGATGCACCGATCGGCGCGTCGGCCAGCGTACCGATGTCTCCGCGCAACTACGCGCACCTGCTCACACGGTCGCTGCAGGCTGTGCGCGCCGCCGACCCGAACGCGGCGGTGATTACCGGCGGGCATACCGGCGGTCCCGGCCCCGGTAGCAACTACGCGCGCGCCACCGTCGAAGCACTGCCGCAAGGCATGCTGCCGGACGGCATCGCGTGTCACCCGTACGGGCGCGGCCCGCGGCCGTTCACGCGATACGCCAACTTCGGCGACATCCGCGAAGAACTGAACGCCTATTTGAGCGTGCTGCCCGACCGCCCGCTGTGGATCAGCGAATGGGGCGCGCTGGACAAAGAGCAGGATCATCCTGAGGAAATCGCGCGTTACGCCGCCGAGATGGTCGACGTCGTGACGCGCGAGTACGACACCAAGATCGCGGCGCTCATCTGGTACGCGTGGGCGATGGGTATGCATAACGGCTACGGCATCGTCGGGCGCGACAATCAACCGCTGCAACCCCTGTACGATCGCTTCCTGCGCCTGCGCGGGTGA
- a CDS encoding J domain-containing protein — protein MANMRAESYYAGEFLLHRLRDSGVMKRVLHDGGDIILFELHDGRQVSAQLIDSSIPLYEIKKIVEANTRAGIYSLFMLWAAMMVPEHGKVFRMEDWMEGFIALNGDRVYAYEIIDREVYLFSVFLHGEGRRRMTEWGYTVRAGYLKTEEVTVTLPGLEGTWRVATFAPPQFTAEDVLRGDQPMSEMDAAFALLGCSPGDDRETVRQAYYVMARKYHPDATGDHSATEIMQKVNAAYELLMDRLN, from the coding sequence ATGGCAAACATGCGGGCGGAGTCCTACTACGCGGGCGAGTTCCTGCTCCACCGCCTGCGCGACAGCGGCGTGATGAAACGCGTCCTTCACGACGGCGGCGACATCATCCTTTTCGAACTGCACGACGGCCGGCAGGTCAGCGCGCAGTTGATCGACAGCAGCATCCCGCTGTACGAGATAAAGAAGATCGTCGAAGCCAACACGCGGGCCGGGATCTACAGCCTGTTCATGCTGTGGGCGGCGATGATGGTGCCCGAACACGGCAAGGTCTTCCGCATGGAGGACTGGATGGAGGGGTTCATCGCGCTTAACGGCGACCGCGTGTACGCCTACGAGATCATCGACCGTGAGGTCTACCTGTTCTCCGTGTTTCTGCACGGCGAGGGACGACGGCGCATGACCGAGTGGGGCTACACCGTGCGCGCCGGGTATCTCAAGACGGAGGAGGTCACGGTCACCCTGCCCGGACTCGAAGGTACGTGGCGTGTGGCGACGTTCGCGCCGCCGCAGTTTACCGCCGAGGACGTGCTGCGCGGCGATCAGCCGATGAGCGAGATGGATGCCGCGTTCGCACTGCTCGGCTGTTCGCCCGGTGACGACCGCGAGACCGTCCGGCAGGCGTACTATGTGATGGCGCGCAAGTACCACCCGGACGCAACTGGCGACCACAGCGCGACCGAGATCATGCAGAAAGTCAACGCAGCCTACGAACTCCTGATGGATCGGCTCAACTGA
- a CDS encoding PIN domain-containing protein — protein sequence MSRRFVLDTNVISDVIKNFEPVVDRLKASFRDGDTLILVPPVDFEIRRGLSYVGAHRQILIYDERLKTELVWEALTDDDWIAASALWVENRRLGKTSSDLDLLIAAQTRRLDASLITSDNDFESLPVTRVNWRLA from the coding sequence GTGAGTCGCCGCTTCGTACTGGACACAAACGTCATATCCGATGTAATCAAGAATTTCGAGCCTGTTGTAGATCGTCTCAAGGCATCATTTCGTGATGGCGATACGCTCATTCTCGTCCCCCCAGTCGACTTTGAGATTCGGCGCGGACTCAGTTATGTCGGCGCACATCGACAGATACTGATTTATGACGAGCGTCTGAAGACGGAACTTGTGTGGGAAGCGCTCACTGACGACGATTGGATTGCGGCGAGCGCACTGTGGGTCGAGAACCGTCGACTGGGCAAAACATCATCCGATCTGGACCTTCTGATCGCTGCTCAAACCCGGCGTCTTGACGCTAGTCTTATTACAAGTGACAACGACTTCGAGTCCCTCCCCGTCACACGCGTGAACTGGCGGTTGGCCTAG
- a CDS encoding phosphotransferase — translation MNDSIDPVQARLQSIDSATLTPIIRKVLNDEALTITEWSSTSVHGGVGGGAGGTAVYRYSGTAVSAGASTPWSVILKVTSARPDEKSDSTHYWKREAEFYRAGLDVDVPGRFRPVHGYGVTEFPDEACWIWQEDVTGAIPGPWSIAEYTAHARNIGLFNAQYLNGRPAPQAPWMSNGWLRQIADATVPHVPKILDNLNLPHVREIFPADSIEQFWRLWNARESLLSTLDRLPQTLCHQDPVRRNLFLRPADDGYETIAIDWAYVGHAAIGVDIAVPLIIDPLFMEIDVMLARDLCEALFEGYLNGLRDGGWRGDTRRVRLAYLASASCKYIEVYMLGAAFNLYDLNMADIYPEMTGHTMEENMAVNAQFFRFMTTVVDEALDLHDI, via the coding sequence ATGAACGACTCTATCGATCCCGTCCAAGCTCGCCTGCAATCCATCGACAGCGCCACCCTCACGCCGATCATCCGCAAAGTTCTAAACGACGAAGCACTAACGATCACCGAATGGTCATCGACATCGGTTCACGGCGGCGTCGGCGGTGGCGCGGGTGGGACGGCCGTGTACCGGTATTCGGGCACAGCGGTTAGCGCTGGGGCCTCAACGCCGTGGTCGGTCATTCTGAAGGTCACAAGCGCCCGCCCCGACGAGAAATCCGACAGCACCCATTACTGGAAGCGCGAGGCCGAGTTTTATCGCGCAGGTCTCGACGTCGACGTGCCGGGCCGCTTCCGGCCAGTCCATGGCTACGGCGTGACCGAGTTCCCCGATGAGGCCTGCTGGATCTGGCAGGAGGATGTTACGGGTGCGATACCCGGACCGTGGAGCATCGCCGAGTACACGGCCCATGCGCGCAATATCGGCCTGTTCAACGCGCAATATCTGAACGGACGTCCAGCCCCGCAGGCGCCGTGGATGTCGAACGGGTGGCTCCGCCAGATCGCCGATGCCACAGTCCCGCACGTCCCGAAGATTCTCGACAACTTGAACCTCCCACATGTGCGAGAGATCTTCCCCGCGGACTCCATCGAGCAGTTCTGGCGCTTGTGGAACGCCCGCGAGTCGCTGTTGTCGACGCTGGATCGGCTACCCCAAACGCTGTGCCACCAAGACCCTGTCCGGCGCAATCTGTTTCTGCGGCCCGCCGACGATGGATATGAGACGATCGCAATCGACTGGGCGTACGTAGGACACGCCGCAATCGGGGTGGACATCGCCGTTCCGTTGATCATCGATCCGCTGTTCATGGAGATCGACGTCATGCTGGCACGCGACCTGTGCGAGGCGTTGTTCGAGGGATACCTGAACGGTCTGCGCGATGGTGGATGGCGCGGCGACACACGCCGCGTGCGGCTTGCTTACCTCGCCTCAGCGAGTTGTAAGTACATCGAGGTATACATGCTCGGCGCCGCCTTTAATCTCTATGACTTGAACATGGCGGACATCTACCCCGAGATGACCGGGCACACGATGGAGGAAAATATGGCCGTGAACGCGCAGTTCTTCCGCTTCATGACGACCGTCGTAGACGAGGCGCTCGACCTGCACGACATCTAG
- a CDS encoding alpha/beta hydrolase, translated as MSANISHAEQRIRRGLSVIRWMTGYVPMTTFRWLNDLTLGAARIPAGVTTAKTTIAGRPAEWFRAAESESGPVVLYLHGGGFIMPAAVLHRTYCGNLAKHIGGSVLMIDYRLAPEHPFPAAVDDSLAAYQALLANGVPAERLIVAGDSAGGNLTLALLQALKQSGDPMPACAVAISPVADMSRSRDEDPAAKTDEMLHPRALQKFHASYIRGSDGESPLASPVLGDLSGLPPTLIFAGERELLCGDAVRYTDAAAKAGSPVTLCVEPRLWHVWPLNYPELPQAVDAMAQVAAFVREHAAVPV; from the coding sequence ATGAGCGCCAACATCTCTCACGCCGAACAACGCATCCGCCGCGGGCTTTCCGTTATCCGCTGGATGACGGGTTACGTCCCTATGACGACGTTTCGATGGCTCAATGACCTTACGTTGGGCGCGGCGCGAATTCCCGCAGGCGTGACGACCGCCAAGACGACGATCGCGGGCCGGCCCGCCGAGTGGTTCCGGGCGGCAGAGAGCGAGTCCGGGCCGGTCGTGCTGTATCTCCACGGCGGCGGTTTCATCATGCCGGCGGCAGTTCTGCACCGGACCTACTGCGGCAATCTGGCAAAGCACATCGGCGGATCGGTGCTGATGATCGACTACCGGCTGGCTCCAGAGCACCCGTTCCCGGCCGCGGTGGACGACTCGCTGGCGGCATATCAGGCGCTGTTGGCGAACGGCGTCCCGGCCGAGCGGCTGATCGTCGCGGGAGACTCGGCGGGCGGTAACCTGACGCTGGCGCTGCTGCAGGCGCTCAAGCAGTCCGGCGACCCGATGCCGGCGTGCGCAGTCGCCATCTCGCCCGTGGCAGATATGTCCCGCTCGCGGGACGAGGACCCGGCAGCCAAGACCGACGAAATGCTGCATCCGCGCGCCCTCCAGAAGTTTCACGCCTCGTACATCCGCGGATCGGACGGTGAGAGTCCGCTGGCGTCGCCGGTCCTCGGCGATCTGTCCGGATTGCCGCCGACATTGATCTTCGCCGGGGAGCGCGAGCTGCTATGCGGCGATGCCGTGCGGTACACCGACGCCGCCGCCAAAGCCGGATCGCCGGTCACGCTGTGCGTCGAACCGCGCTTGTGGCACGTGTGGCCTTTGAACTATCCCGAGCTTCCGCAGGCCGTCGACGCGATGGCGCAGGTCGCGGCGTTCGTGCGCGAGCACGCGGCGGTCCCAGTGTGA
- a CDS encoding tyrosine-type recombinase/integrase, translating into MLPRDPNRSALSTDRRDLTFNFAAVLPGRASSRHTERAYFRWVETFLVDNAGWPESKDMESRAERMTQLPLPMMLDALTPSGVRAWLGVLARRNHSKQGINQARAALVTLGDLLAEAGWLPEVQAAALSRVRPPRAESGQRTGRWLSPSELKALMWASTQIATHESQAARNFAVMSMLCTMALRREELAVARWGDLSVQNNRVVLRVHGKGRKVASVDVPRQVVKALETWRKHCLPATRGAFPDSPLIRRVWKGGRVSKGGLTPEGVLLIVEESARYADLGPVAPHDLRRSVAGALHQAKVPIDTISRLLRHSSIAITERYIQGLKLPNEGAVLMSDILADAIDLFPDSFNDE; encoded by the coding sequence ATGCTCCCCCGCGACCCGAACCGCAGCGCCCTTTCGACCGACCGCCGCGACCTGACCTTCAATTTCGCCGCGGTGCTGCCGGGTCGTGCCAGCAGCAGGCACACCGAACGGGCGTACTTCCGCTGGGTCGAGACGTTCCTTGTCGACAACGCAGGTTGGCCGGAAAGCAAGGATATGGAGTCACGCGCCGAACGGATGACTCAGCTTCCGTTGCCCATGATGCTCGATGCCCTCACGCCCAGCGGCGTACGCGCATGGCTGGGCGTGCTTGCACGCCGCAATCACAGCAAACAGGGGATCAATCAGGCGCGCGCCGCGCTGGTCACGCTGGGCGACCTGCTGGCGGAGGCTGGTTGGCTTCCCGAGGTACAGGCCGCTGCTCTCAGCCGCGTGCGCCCGCCGAGAGCCGAGTCCGGCCAGCGTACCGGGCGCTGGCTGTCGCCGTCTGAACTGAAGGCGCTGATGTGGGCATCGACGCAGATCGCCACCCACGAGTCGCAAGCGGCGCGCAATTTCGCCGTGATGTCGATGTTGTGCACGATGGCGCTTCGCCGCGAAGAACTGGCCGTCGCCCGCTGGGGCGATCTCAGCGTGCAGAACAACCGCGTGGTGCTGCGCGTCCACGGCAAGGGGCGCAAGGTCGCCTCGGTCGATGTCCCGCGACAGGTCGTCAAGGCGCTGGAGACATGGCGCAAACACTGCCTGCCGGCAACACGCGGTGCCTTCCCCGACTCGCCGTTGATCCGGCGGGTGTGGAAAGGCGGACGTGTCAGCAAGGGCGGCCTTACCCCGGAAGGCGTGCTGCTGATTGTCGAGGAGTCGGCGCGCTATGCCGACCTCGGTCCAGTCGCCCCGCATGACCTGCGCCGGTCGGTGGCGGGCGCGCTGCATCAAGCCAAAGTGCCGATCGACACCATCAGCCGCCTGCTGCGCCACAGCAGCATCGCGATCACCGAGCGCTACATTCAGGGACTGAAGCTGCCTAACGAAGGCGCTGTGCTGATGAGCGACATCCTCGCCGACGCGATCGATCTGTTCCCCGACAGCTTCAACGACGAGTAG